One window of the Prionailurus bengalensis isolate Pbe53 chromosome E1, Fcat_Pben_1.1_paternal_pri, whole genome shotgun sequence genome contains the following:
- the GHDC gene encoding GH3 domain-containing protein isoform X3 yields MSLSSRCVPGTVSNPVYIFCEAVIIPILQTGDRSPEQLADLPRALRLTKCQSQGPTSDISTFRNHLPLTKASQAQEEESEGQLSPPTSTQYYGEASLQATLLGLAALNKAYPEVLAPGGTACVTPTSPWPCPLPWPWRALGQVSAPGAKHPGALLLKALRSPGLRALEGGTAAELLDVFVGLEADGEELAETIAAGNPGVPLPRRAAELREALEQGPRGLALRLWPKLQVVVTLDAGGQAEAVAALEALWCQGLAFFSPAYSASGGVVGLNPWPEQPRGLYLLPPGAPFIELLPVNKGAQEEAASTVLLAEAQKGKEYELVLTDHISLTRCCLGDVVQVVGAYNRCPVVRFVCRLGQALSVRGEDIREDVFSEALGRAVGQWPGAKLLDHSCVESRILDSSEGSAPHYEVFVALRGLRNLSEENRDKLDHCLQEVSPRYKSLRFWGSVGPARVHLVGQGAFRELRVALAACPSSPYPPEIPRVLRHRHLAQCLQKRVVS; encoded by the exons ATGTCATTGAGCAgccgctgtgtgccaggcactgtgtcaaACCCTGTCTATATCTTCTGCGAagctgttattattcccattttacagacaggggaTCGGAGCCCAGAGCAGCTGGCTGACTTACCCAGGGCCCTACGGCTAACCAAGTGTCAGAGCCAGGGTCCGACCTCAG ATATAAGTACCTTCCGGAACCATCTCCCACTGACCAAGGCCAGCCAGGCCcaagaggaagaaagtgaggGGCAGCTCTCGCCTCCTACCTCAACCCAGTACTACGGGGAGGCCTCTCTGCAG GCCACCTTGCTGGGTCTGGCAGCCCTAAACAAGGCCTATCCAGAAGTGCTGGCTCCAGGAGGCACCGCCTGTGTGACCCCTACGtccccctggccctgccctctcccctggcctTGGCGTGCCTTGGGCCAGGTTAGCGCCCCTGGAGCCAAGCACCCTGGGGCCCTGCTGCTGAAGGCACTGAGGTCCCCAGGGCTGCGGGCACTGGAAGGTGGGACAGCAGCCGAACTCCTGGACGTCTTTGTGGGCCTGGAGGCGGATGGCGAAGAGCTAGCTGAGACAATAGCTGCCGGGAACCCGGGGGTGCCTCTCCCCAGACGGGCAGCTGAGTTGCGGGAGGCCCTAGAGCAGGGGCCCCGAGGACTGGCCCTTCGGCTCTGGCCGAAGCTACAGGTGGTGGTGACTCTGGACGCAGGAGGCCAGGCCGAGGCTGTGGCTGCCCTGGAGGCATTGTGGTGCCAAGGGCTAGCCTTCTTCTCCCCGGCTTACTCTGCCTCTGGAG GGGTGGTGGGCCTGAACCCGTGGCCAGAGCAGCCCCGAGGGCTCTACCTTCTGCCCCCTGGAGCTCCTTTTATTGAGCTGCTCCCAGTCAACAAAGGAGCCCAGGAAGAGGCTGCCTCTACCGTCCTGCTGGCCGAGGCCCAGAAGGGCAAGGAGTATGAGCTGGTGCTGACTGACCACATCAGCCTTACCAG GTGCTGCCTGGGTGATGTGGTACAGGTGGTCGGTGCCTACAATCGGTGTCCAGTCGTCAGGTTCGTCTGCAG gctgGGCCAGGCCCTGAGTGTGAGAGGAGAAGACATTCGAGAGGATGTGTTCTCTGAGGCCCTGGGCCGGGCTGTCGGGCAGTGGCCAGGGGCGAAACTGTTAGACCACAGCTGTGTGGAGAGCAGAATTCTGG ATTCCTCCGAGGGCTCGGCTCCCCACTATGAGGTGTTTGTGGCACTGAGGGGCCTGAGAAACCTGTCAGAGGAAAATCGAGACAAG CTTGACCACTGCCTTCAGGAAGTCTCTCCCCGCTACAAGTCCTTGCGGTTCTGGGGCAGCGTGGGCCCTGCCAGAGTCCACCTGGTGGGGCAAGGGGCCTTCAGAGAACTCCGGGTGGCCCTTGCAGCCTGCCCTTCGTCCCCCTATCCTCCTGAGATACCCCGGGTCCTTAGGCACAGGCACCTGGCCCAGTGTCTGCAGAAAAGGGTGGTGTCCTGA
- the GHDC gene encoding GH3 domain-containing protein isoform X2: MLLLLLFLLLLLLLPLLAVLWQRQPQDARLSWLAGLQHRVAAGTLCWAAAWQQRRLEQSTLHAGQSQQQALKWCLQGAQGPRGPLRGNTDISTFRNHLPLTKASQAQEEESEGQLSPPTSTQYYGEASLQATLLGLAALNKAYPEVLAPGGTACVTPTSPWPCPLPWPWRALGQVSAPGAKHPGALLLKALRSPGLRALEGGTAAELLDVFVGLEADGEELAETIAAGNPGVPLPRRAAELREALEQGPRGLALRLWPKLQVVVTLDAGGQAEAVAALEALWCQGLAFFSPAYSASGGVVGLNPWPEQPRGLYLLPPGAPFIELLPVNKGAQEEAASTVLLAEAQKGKEYELVLTDHISLTRCCLGDVVQVVGAYNRCPVVRFVCRLGQALSVRGEDIREDVFSEALGRAVGQWPGAKLLDHSCVESRILDSSEGSAPHYEVFVALRGLRNLSEENRDKLDHCLQEVSPRYKSLRFWGSVGPARVHLVGQGAFRELRVALAACPSSPYPPEIPRVLRHRHLAQCLQKRVVS; encoded by the exons atgctgctgctgctgctgttccttctcctgctgctgctgctgccactgctgGCCGTGCTCTGGCAGCGGCAGCCCCAAGATGCCAGGCTGTCCTGGCTTGCTGGCCTCCAGCACCGTGTGGCAGCAGGGACCCTGTGCTGGGCGGCCGCCTGGCAGCAGCGGAGACTAGAACAGAGCACACTGCACGCGGGCCAGAGCCAGCAGCAGGCCCTGAAGTGGTGTCTGCAGGGAGCCCAGGGGCCCCGCGGTCCCCTCAGGGGGAACACAG ATATAAGTACCTTCCGGAACCATCTCCCACTGACCAAGGCCAGCCAGGCCcaagaggaagaaagtgaggGGCAGCTCTCGCCTCCTACCTCAACCCAGTACTACGGGGAGGCCTCTCTGCAG GCCACCTTGCTGGGTCTGGCAGCCCTAAACAAGGCCTATCCAGAAGTGCTGGCTCCAGGAGGCACCGCCTGTGTGACCCCTACGtccccctggccctgccctctcccctggcctTGGCGTGCCTTGGGCCAGGTTAGCGCCCCTGGAGCCAAGCACCCTGGGGCCCTGCTGCTGAAGGCACTGAGGTCCCCAGGGCTGCGGGCACTGGAAGGTGGGACAGCAGCCGAACTCCTGGACGTCTTTGTGGGCCTGGAGGCGGATGGCGAAGAGCTAGCTGAGACAATAGCTGCCGGGAACCCGGGGGTGCCTCTCCCCAGACGGGCAGCTGAGTTGCGGGAGGCCCTAGAGCAGGGGCCCCGAGGACTGGCCCTTCGGCTCTGGCCGAAGCTACAGGTGGTGGTGACTCTGGACGCAGGAGGCCAGGCCGAGGCTGTGGCTGCCCTGGAGGCATTGTGGTGCCAAGGGCTAGCCTTCTTCTCCCCGGCTTACTCTGCCTCTGGAG GGGTGGTGGGCCTGAACCCGTGGCCAGAGCAGCCCCGAGGGCTCTACCTTCTGCCCCCTGGAGCTCCTTTTATTGAGCTGCTCCCAGTCAACAAAGGAGCCCAGGAAGAGGCTGCCTCTACCGTCCTGCTGGCCGAGGCCCAGAAGGGCAAGGAGTATGAGCTGGTGCTGACTGACCACATCAGCCTTACCAG GTGCTGCCTGGGTGATGTGGTACAGGTGGTCGGTGCCTACAATCGGTGTCCAGTCGTCAGGTTCGTCTGCAG gctgGGCCAGGCCCTGAGTGTGAGAGGAGAAGACATTCGAGAGGATGTGTTCTCTGAGGCCCTGGGCCGGGCTGTCGGGCAGTGGCCAGGGGCGAAACTGTTAGACCACAGCTGTGTGGAGAGCAGAATTCTGG ATTCCTCCGAGGGCTCGGCTCCCCACTATGAGGTGTTTGTGGCACTGAGGGGCCTGAGAAACCTGTCAGAGGAAAATCGAGACAAG CTTGACCACTGCCTTCAGGAAGTCTCTCCCCGCTACAAGTCCTTGCGGTTCTGGGGCAGCGTGGGCCCTGCCAGAGTCCACCTGGTGGGGCAAGGGGCCTTCAGAGAACTCCGGGTGGCCCTTGCAGCCTGCCCTTCGTCCCCCTATCCTCCTGAGATACCCCGGGTCCTTAGGCACAGGCACCTGGCCCAGTGTCTGCAGAAAAGGGTGGTGTCCTGA
- the GHDC gene encoding GH3 domain-containing protein isoform X1, whose translation MSLSSRCVPGTVSNPVYIFCEAVIIPILQTGDRSPEQLADLPRALRLTKCQSQGPTSGPELGSLPPPRSCLEMLLLLLFLLLLLLLPLLAVLWQRQPQDARLSWLAGLQHRVAAGTLCWAAAWQQRRLEQSTLHAGQSQQQALKWCLQGAQGPRGPLRGNTDISTFRNHLPLTKASQAQEEESEGQLSPPTSTQYYGEASLQATLLGLAALNKAYPEVLAPGGTACVTPTSPWPCPLPWPWRALGQVSAPGAKHPGALLLKALRSPGLRALEGGTAAELLDVFVGLEADGEELAETIAAGNPGVPLPRRAAELREALEQGPRGLALRLWPKLQVVVTLDAGGQAEAVAALEALWCQGLAFFSPAYSASGGVVGLNPWPEQPRGLYLLPPGAPFIELLPVNKGAQEEAASTVLLAEAQKGKEYELVLTDHISLTRCCLGDVVQVVGAYNRCPVVRFVCRLGQALSVRGEDIREDVFSEALGRAVGQWPGAKLLDHSCVESRILDSSEGSAPHYEVFVALRGLRNLSEENRDKLDHCLQEVSPRYKSLRFWGSVGPARVHLVGQGAFRELRVALAACPSSPYPPEIPRVLRHRHLAQCLQKRVVS comes from the exons ATGTCATTGAGCAgccgctgtgtgccaggcactgtgtcaaACCCTGTCTATATCTTCTGCGAagctgttattattcccattttacagacaggggaTCGGAGCCCAGAGCAGCTGGCTGACTTACCCAGGGCCCTACGGCTAACCAAGTGTCAGAGCCAGGGTCCGACCTCAG gACCAGAACTTgggtcccttcctcctcccaggaGCTGCTtggagatgctgctgctgctgctgttccttctcctgctgctgctgctgccactgctgGCCGTGCTCTGGCAGCGGCAGCCCCAAGATGCCAGGCTGTCCTGGCTTGCTGGCCTCCAGCACCGTGTGGCAGCAGGGACCCTGTGCTGGGCGGCCGCCTGGCAGCAGCGGAGACTAGAACAGAGCACACTGCACGCGGGCCAGAGCCAGCAGCAGGCCCTGAAGTGGTGTCTGCAGGGAGCCCAGGGGCCCCGCGGTCCCCTCAGGGGGAACACAG ATATAAGTACCTTCCGGAACCATCTCCCACTGACCAAGGCCAGCCAGGCCcaagaggaagaaagtgaggGGCAGCTCTCGCCTCCTACCTCAACCCAGTACTACGGGGAGGCCTCTCTGCAG GCCACCTTGCTGGGTCTGGCAGCCCTAAACAAGGCCTATCCAGAAGTGCTGGCTCCAGGAGGCACCGCCTGTGTGACCCCTACGtccccctggccctgccctctcccctggcctTGGCGTGCCTTGGGCCAGGTTAGCGCCCCTGGAGCCAAGCACCCTGGGGCCCTGCTGCTGAAGGCACTGAGGTCCCCAGGGCTGCGGGCACTGGAAGGTGGGACAGCAGCCGAACTCCTGGACGTCTTTGTGGGCCTGGAGGCGGATGGCGAAGAGCTAGCTGAGACAATAGCTGCCGGGAACCCGGGGGTGCCTCTCCCCAGACGGGCAGCTGAGTTGCGGGAGGCCCTAGAGCAGGGGCCCCGAGGACTGGCCCTTCGGCTCTGGCCGAAGCTACAGGTGGTGGTGACTCTGGACGCAGGAGGCCAGGCCGAGGCTGTGGCTGCCCTGGAGGCATTGTGGTGCCAAGGGCTAGCCTTCTTCTCCCCGGCTTACTCTGCCTCTGGAG GGGTGGTGGGCCTGAACCCGTGGCCAGAGCAGCCCCGAGGGCTCTACCTTCTGCCCCCTGGAGCTCCTTTTATTGAGCTGCTCCCAGTCAACAAAGGAGCCCAGGAAGAGGCTGCCTCTACCGTCCTGCTGGCCGAGGCCCAGAAGGGCAAGGAGTATGAGCTGGTGCTGACTGACCACATCAGCCTTACCAG GTGCTGCCTGGGTGATGTGGTACAGGTGGTCGGTGCCTACAATCGGTGTCCAGTCGTCAGGTTCGTCTGCAG gctgGGCCAGGCCCTGAGTGTGAGAGGAGAAGACATTCGAGAGGATGTGTTCTCTGAGGCCCTGGGCCGGGCTGTCGGGCAGTGGCCAGGGGCGAAACTGTTAGACCACAGCTGTGTGGAGAGCAGAATTCTGG ATTCCTCCGAGGGCTCGGCTCCCCACTATGAGGTGTTTGTGGCACTGAGGGGCCTGAGAAACCTGTCAGAGGAAAATCGAGACAAG CTTGACCACTGCCTTCAGGAAGTCTCTCCCCGCTACAAGTCCTTGCGGTTCTGGGGCAGCGTGGGCCCTGCCAGAGTCCACCTGGTGGGGCAAGGGGCCTTCAGAGAACTCCGGGTGGCCCTTGCAGCCTGCCCTTCGTCCCCCTATCCTCCTGAGATACCCCGGGTCCTTAGGCACAGGCACCTGGCCCAGTGTCTGCAGAAAAGGGTGGTGTCCTGA